From one Streptomyces sp. Q6 genomic stretch:
- a CDS encoding acyl-CoA dehydrogenase family protein has translation MDHHLSPEHEELRRTVEEFAHDVVAPKIGDFYERHEFPYEIVREMGRMGLFGLPFPEEYGGMGGDYLALGIALEELARVDSSVAITLEAGVSLGAMPLHLFGTREQKRQWLPKLCSGEVLGAFGLTEPEAGSDAGGTRTTAVRDETTGDWVINGTKCFITNSGTDITGLVTVTAVTGRTADGKPLISSIIVPSGTPGFTVAAPYSKVGWNASDTRELHFDDVRVPAANLLGTEGRGFAQFLRILDEGRVAISALATGLAQGCVDESVKYAKQRKAFGRNIGGYQAIQFKIADMEMKAYTARLAWRDAASRLVSGEPFKKEAALAKLYSSTVAVDNAREATQIHGGYGFMNEYPVARMWRDSKILEIGEGTSEVQRMLIARELGLTS, from the coding sequence ATGGATCACCACCTCTCCCCCGAGCACGAGGAACTCCGGCGCACCGTCGAGGAGTTCGCGCACGACGTCGTCGCGCCGAAGATCGGGGACTTCTACGAGCGGCACGAGTTCCCGTACGAGATCGTGCGCGAGATGGGCCGGATGGGCCTGTTCGGGCTGCCGTTCCCCGAGGAGTACGGCGGCATGGGCGGCGACTACCTGGCGCTGGGCATCGCGCTGGAGGAGCTGGCGCGGGTCGACTCGTCGGTCGCGATCACCCTGGAGGCCGGGGTGTCTCTCGGCGCCATGCCGCTGCACCTGTTCGGCACGCGGGAGCAGAAGCGGCAGTGGCTGCCGAAGCTGTGCTCGGGCGAGGTCCTGGGCGCCTTCGGGCTGACCGAGCCGGAGGCGGGTTCGGACGCGGGTGGCACCCGCACGACGGCGGTCCGCGACGAGACGACCGGCGACTGGGTCATCAACGGCACGAAGTGCTTCATCACCAACTCGGGTACGGACATCACGGGGTTGGTGACGGTCACGGCCGTGACCGGCCGCACGGCCGACGGCAAGCCGCTGATCTCCTCGATCATCGTCCCCTCCGGCACGCCCGGGTTCACCGTCGCGGCACCGTACTCGAAGGTGGGGTGGAACGCGTCGGACACCCGTGAGCTCCACTTCGACGACGTACGGGTGCCCGCCGCGAACCTCCTCGGCACCGAGGGCCGCGGCTTCGCCCAGTTCCTGCGGATCCTCGACGAGGGGCGTGTCGCGATCTCGGCGCTCGCGACCGGTCTGGCGCAGGGCTGCGTCGACGAGTCGGTGAAGTACGCCAAGCAGCGCAAGGCCTTCGGGCGGAACATCGGCGGGTACCAGGCCATCCAGTTCAAGATCGCCGACATGGAGATGAAGGCGTACACGGCGCGGCTCGCCTGGCGGGACGCGGCGTCGCGGCTGGTGTCCGGCGAGCCGTTCAAGAAGGAGGCCGCGCTCGCGAAGCTGTACTCGTCGACGGTCGCGGTGGACAACGCCCGCGAGGCCACGCAGATCCACGGCGGCTACGGCTTCATGAACGAGTACCCGGTGGCCCGTATGTGGCGGGACTCCAAGATCCTGGAGATCGGGGAGGGCACGAGCGAGGTGCAGCGGATGCTGATCGCCCGGGAGCTGGGGCTCACGTCGTAG
- a CDS encoding ABC transporter substrate-binding protein gives MPNARLSRPSRRGILAAGGALGLGVALAACGNDDGSKDSGSGSTAKADKSGPWSFKDDRGTTVKLDKVPANIVAFTGVGAALYDYGVQVKGVFGPTTVKGGKPDVQAGDMDVSKVTVIGNEWGQFNIEKYASLAPDVLITTMFDDAGTLWYVPEESAKKIAKLAPSVGISVFDRQLTQPLERMYALAESLGADLKADKVVAAKKRFETAAARLRKAAKAHPDIKVMAGSASADIFYVSGTDLSIDLEYFKALGVNFVEPTEAAKKASGGWFENLSWENVDKHQADIIMMDDRAQALQPDALKGEKPTWDKLPAVKAGQVIARSPEPILSYDKCAPLLENLAEAIENAKKVS, from the coding sequence ATGCCCAACGCCCGCCTGTCCCGCCCCTCCCGCCGCGGCATCCTGGCCGCCGGTGGCGCCCTCGGCCTCGGTGTCGCGCTCGCCGCCTGCGGCAACGACGACGGTTCGAAAGACAGCGGTTCGGGCTCCACGGCGAAGGCCGACAAGTCCGGCCCCTGGTCGTTCAAGGACGACCGCGGCACGACCGTGAAGCTGGACAAGGTCCCGGCGAACATCGTCGCCTTCACCGGCGTCGGCGCGGCGCTCTACGACTACGGCGTGCAGGTCAAGGGCGTCTTCGGCCCCACCACGGTCAAGGGCGGCAAGCCCGACGTGCAGGCCGGCGACATGGACGTCTCCAAGGTCACCGTCATCGGCAACGAGTGGGGCCAGTTCAACATCGAGAAGTACGCGAGCCTCGCGCCCGACGTCCTGATCACCACGATGTTCGACGACGCGGGCACCCTCTGGTACGTCCCGGAGGAGTCCGCGAAGAAGATCGCGAAGCTCGCCCCGAGCGTCGGGATCTCCGTGTTCGACCGCCAGTTGACCCAGCCGCTGGAGCGTATGTACGCGCTGGCCGAGTCGCTCGGCGCCGACCTGAAGGCCGACAAGGTCGTCGCGGCGAAGAAGCGTTTCGAGACCGCCGCGGCCCGGCTGCGCAAGGCCGCCAAGGCCCACCCCGACATCAAGGTGATGGCCGGTTCCGCGAGCGCCGACATCTTCTACGTGTCCGGCACGGACCTCTCCATCGACCTGGAGTACTTCAAGGCCCTCGGCGTGAACTTCGTGGAGCCCACGGAGGCCGCGAAGAAGGCGTCCGGCGGCTGGTTCGAGAACCTGAGCTGGGAGAACGTCGACAAGCACCAGGCCGACATCATCATGATGGACGACCGTGCCCAGGCCCTCCAGCCGGACGCCCTCAAGGGCGAGAAGCCGACCTGGGACAAGCTGCCCGCCGTCAAGGCCGGCCAGGTCATCGCCCGCTCCCCCGAGCCGATCCTGTCCTACGACAAGTGCGCCCCGCTCCTGGAGAACCTCGCCGAGGCCATCGAGAACGCGAAGAAGGTGTCGTAA
- a CDS encoding siderophore-interacting protein, with protein MTATTEAPAATPYRMFDFFDLEVVRTRRLGPSLLRVTFTGPELADFHGGGRDQSLSLFLPHPGQQAPVLPTPEPGDDGRAWHAAYRAIPNDERAIMRSYTLSGQRRHPAQEVDIDFVLHGTDADDTVAAGPACRWARAARPGDKVVVLGPAATDNTAVRCRPHDDFDHILMWGDETALPAALGVLAWLPASVSAHVWLEVPHRADIQPIRTAARLTVHWLVRDEDAPSALQAVRDTRLHDAARPYAWLAGESGTMKELRRHLVRERGYDKRAVTFVGYWKRGLSEDALREEPADA; from the coding sequence ATGACCGCGACGACCGAAGCCCCCGCGGCGACCCCTTACAGGATGTTCGACTTCTTCGATCTGGAAGTGGTCCGCACGCGGCGGCTCGGGCCGTCGCTCCTGAGGGTCACGTTCACGGGTCCCGAACTCGCCGACTTCCACGGCGGCGGCCGGGACCAGTCCCTGTCCCTCTTCCTGCCGCACCCCGGACAGCAGGCCCCCGTCCTGCCGACGCCCGAGCCCGGCGACGACGGCCGCGCCTGGCACGCGGCGTACCGGGCGATCCCGAACGACGAGCGCGCGATCATGCGCTCGTACACGCTCAGCGGCCAGCGGCGGCACCCCGCGCAGGAGGTCGACATCGACTTCGTGCTGCACGGTACCGACGCGGACGACACCGTCGCGGCCGGCCCCGCCTGCCGCTGGGCGCGGGCCGCGCGGCCCGGCGACAAGGTCGTCGTGCTCGGCCCGGCGGCCACCGACAACACCGCGGTGCGCTGCCGTCCCCACGACGACTTCGACCACATCCTGATGTGGGGCGACGAGACGGCGCTGCCCGCCGCGCTCGGCGTGCTCGCGTGGCTGCCCGCGTCGGTGTCGGCGCACGTGTGGCTGGAGGTCCCGCACCGGGCCGACATCCAGCCGATCCGCACCGCGGCCCGGCTGACGGTGCACTGGCTGGTCCGCGACGAGGACGCGCCGAGCGCGCTCCAAGCGGTCCGCGACACCCGGCTCCACGACGCGGCTCGCCCGTACGCCTGGCTGGCGGGCGAGTCCGGGACGATGAAGGAGCTGCGCCGCCATCTCGTGCGGGAGCGCGGCTACGACAAGCGGGCGGTGACGTTCGTCGGCTACTGGAAGCGCGGGCTGAGCGAGGACGCGCTGCGGGAGGAGCCCGCCGACGCGTAA
- the desA gene encoding lysine decarboxylase DesA, protein MRSHLLNDTTAELYRSSVTEGIERVAAKLATTTRPFTGVTPDALAPTIDAVDLDKPLHDTIAVLDELEDVYLRDAVYFHHPRYLAHLNCPVVIPAVLGEAILSAVNSSLDTWDQSAGGTLIERKLIDWTAARIGLGPAADGVFTSGGSQSNLQALLLARQEAKTDDLAKLRIFASEVSHFSVKKSATLLGLDPRAVVSVPVDQDKRMRTLALAAELERCRRDGLVPMAVVATAGTTDFGSIDPLPEIAELCERYGTWMHVDAAYGCGLLVSPRNRDRIDGIERADSVTVDYHKSFFQPVSSSAVLVRDGATLRHATYHAEYLNPRRTVAERIPNQVDKSLQTTRRFDALKLWMTLRVMGADGIGGLFDEVCELARQGWELLVADPRFDVVVEPRLSTLVYRYIPAGITDPAEIDRANLYARKALFASGDAVVAGTKVGDRQFLKFTLLNPETTLADISAVLDLIAGHAEQYLGDTLDRAS, encoded by the coding sequence ATGCGCTCGCACCTGCTCAATGACACGACCGCGGAGCTCTACCGCAGTTCCGTGACGGAGGGAATCGAGCGGGTGGCGGCCAAACTCGCCACCACCACACGGCCGTTCACGGGCGTCACCCCCGACGCCCTCGCCCCCACCATCGACGCCGTCGACCTCGACAAGCCGCTCCACGACACCATCGCCGTGCTCGACGAGCTGGAGGACGTGTACCTCCGGGACGCCGTCTACTTCCACCACCCCCGCTACCTCGCCCACCTCAACTGCCCGGTCGTCATCCCGGCCGTCCTCGGCGAGGCGATCCTCTCCGCGGTCAACTCCTCCCTGGACACCTGGGACCAGTCGGCCGGCGGCACCCTCATCGAGCGCAAGCTCATCGACTGGACCGCGGCCCGGATCGGCCTCGGGCCCGCCGCCGACGGCGTGTTCACCTCCGGCGGCTCGCAGTCCAACCTCCAGGCGCTGCTCCTCGCCCGCCAGGAGGCCAAGACCGACGACCTGGCGAAACTGCGGATCTTCGCCTCCGAGGTCAGCCACTTCAGCGTGAAGAAGTCCGCGACGCTGCTCGGCCTCGACCCGCGGGCCGTCGTCTCCGTCCCGGTCGACCAGGACAAGCGCATGCGGACCCTGGCCCTGGCCGCCGAGCTGGAGCGCTGCCGCCGCGACGGGCTCGTCCCCATGGCCGTCGTCGCGACCGCCGGCACCACCGACTTCGGCTCCATCGACCCGCTGCCGGAGATCGCCGAGCTGTGCGAGCGGTACGGCACCTGGATGCACGTCGACGCCGCGTACGGCTGCGGGCTGCTCGTGTCCCCGAGGAACCGCGACCGGATCGACGGCATCGAGCGCGCCGACTCCGTGACCGTCGACTACCACAAGTCCTTCTTCCAGCCGGTCAGTTCGAGCGCCGTGCTGGTCCGCGACGGGGCCACGCTGCGGCACGCCACGTACCACGCGGAGTACCTCAACCCCCGTCGTACGGTCGCCGAGCGCATCCCCAACCAGGTCGACAAGTCCCTCCAGACCACGCGCCGCTTCGACGCCCTCAAACTGTGGATGACGCTGCGCGTGATGGGCGCCGACGGGATCGGCGGCCTCTTCGACGAGGTCTGCGAACTCGCGCGCCAGGGCTGGGAGCTGCTCGTCGCCGACCCGCGCTTCGACGTGGTCGTCGAGCCCCGCCTGTCGACCCTCGTCTACCGCTACATCCCGGCCGGGATCACCGACCCGGCCGAGATCGACCGCGCCAACCTGTACGCCCGCAAGGCCCTGTTCGCCTCCGGTGACGCCGTCGTCGCGGGCACGAAGGTGGGCGACCGCCAGTTCCTGAAGTTCACCCTGCTCAACCCCGAGACGACCCTCGCCGACATCTCGGCCGTCCTCGACCTCATCGCCGGCCACGCCGAGCAGTACCTGGGAGACACCCTTGACCGCGCCTCTTGA
- a CDS encoding lysine N(6)-hydroxylase/L-ornithine N(5)-oxygenase family protein: MTAPLETHDFIGIGLGPFNLGLACLTEPIAELNGVFLESKPDFEWHSGMFLDGAHLQTPFMSDLVTLADPTSPYSFLNYLKESGRLYAFYIRENFYPLRVEYNDYCRWAAAKLSSIRFSTTVTEVTYDEGTGLYTALTESGATYRAPHLVLGTGTPPHIPEAVQGLGGDAIHNSRYVQHKQELQRKKSITLVGSGQSAAEIYYDLLSEIDVHGYRLNWVTRSPRFFPLEYTKLTLEMTSPDYIDYFHALPEATRYSLEEKQKGLFKGIDGELIDSIFDLLYQKGLGGPVPTRLLTNSALRSARYEDGTYTLGLHQAEQDKAYEIETEGLILATGYKYAAPAFLEPVKDRIRLDGRGRYDVARNYSIDTTGRGIFLQNAGVHTHSITSPDLGMGAYRNSYIIGELLGTEYYPVEKTIAFQEFAA, translated from the coding sequence TTGACCGCGCCTCTTGAGACACACGACTTCATCGGGATCGGGCTCGGCCCCTTCAACCTCGGCCTCGCCTGCCTGACCGAGCCGATAGCCGAGCTGAACGGTGTCTTCCTGGAGTCCAAGCCGGACTTCGAGTGGCACTCGGGGATGTTCCTCGACGGCGCCCACCTCCAGACCCCGTTCATGTCGGACCTGGTCACGCTGGCCGACCCGACCTCCCCGTACTCGTTCCTCAACTACCTCAAGGAATCGGGGCGGTTGTACGCCTTCTACATCCGCGAGAACTTCTATCCGCTGCGCGTCGAGTACAACGACTACTGCCGCTGGGCCGCCGCGAAACTCTCCTCGATCCGGTTCTCGACGACCGTGACCGAGGTGACGTACGACGAGGGCACGGGCCTGTACACGGCGCTGACGGAGAGCGGCGCGACGTACCGCGCCCCGCACCTGGTCCTCGGCACCGGCACCCCGCCGCACATCCCCGAGGCGGTCCAGGGCCTCGGCGGCGACGCGATCCACAACTCCCGCTACGTGCAGCACAAGCAGGAGCTCCAGCGGAAGAAGTCGATCACGCTGGTCGGCAGCGGCCAGTCCGCCGCCGAGATCTACTACGACCTGCTCAGCGAGATCGACGTCCACGGCTACCGGCTGAACTGGGTCACGCGCTCCCCGCGCTTCTTCCCCCTCGAATACACCAAGCTGACGCTGGAGATGACGTCCCCGGACTACATCGACTACTTCCACGCGCTGCCCGAGGCCACCCGCTACTCCCTGGAGGAGAAGCAGAAGGGCCTGTTCAAGGGGATCGACGGCGAGCTGATCGACTCGATCTTCGACCTGCTCTACCAGAAGGGCCTCGGCGGGCCCGTCCCCACGCGGCTGCTCACCAACTCGGCGCTGCGCAGCGCCCGTTACGAGGACGGCACGTACACGCTCGGCCTGCACCAGGCGGAGCAGGACAAGGCGTACGAGATCGAGACCGAGGGCCTGATCCTGGCCACCGGCTACAAGTACGCGGCGCCCGCGTTCCTGGAGCCCGTCAAGGACCGCATCCGGCTGGACGGCCGGGGCCGCTACGACGTCGCCCGCAACTACTCGATCGACACGACCGGGCGGGGCATCTTCCTCCAGAACGCGGGGGTGCACACCCACTCGATCACCAGCCCCGACCTGGGCATGGGCGCCTACCGCAACAGTTACATCATCGGCGAGCTGCTCGGCACCGAGTACTACCCCGTCGAGAAGACCATCGCGTTCCAGGAGTTCGCCGCATGA
- a CDS encoding GNAT family N-acetyltransferase — translation MSTTTTTGQLTLRPLDPAADAELLHRWVTDPKAAFWLMQDARLEDVEREYMAIAAAEHHDTFLGLHDGEPAFLMERYDPAHVELVGLYEPEPGDIGMHFLTAPSEIRIPGFTRAVITAVMEHLFADPAVERVVVEPDVRNTAVHALNEAVGFVPDREIAKPEKTALLSFCTRAAFEAATGRRTGGAA, via the coding sequence ATGAGCACCACCACCACCACCGGACAGCTGACCCTGCGCCCCCTCGACCCGGCCGCCGACGCCGAGCTGCTGCACCGCTGGGTCACCGACCCCAAGGCCGCGTTCTGGCTGATGCAGGACGCCAGGCTGGAGGACGTCGAGCGCGAGTACATGGCGATCGCGGCGGCCGAGCACCACGACACGTTCCTCGGCCTGCACGACGGGGAGCCGGCGTTCCTGATGGAGCGCTACGACCCCGCGCACGTCGAACTCGTCGGCCTGTACGAGCCCGAGCCCGGCGACATCGGCATGCACTTCCTGACCGCGCCCTCCGAGATACGCATCCCCGGCTTCACCCGGGCCGTGATCACCGCGGTCATGGAGCACCTCTTCGCCGACCCCGCGGTCGAGCGCGTCGTCGTCGAACCCGACGTACGGAACACGGCGGTGCACGCCCTGAACGAAGCCGTCGGCTTCGTGCCCGACCGGGAGATCGCCAAGCCGGAGAAGACGGCGCTGCTGAGCTTCTGCACGCGGGCCGCGTTCGAAGCAGCGACCGGCCGGCGGACGGGGGGCGCGGCATGA
- a CDS encoding IucA/IucC family siderophore biosynthesis protein — protein MTLADTVSHLSPERWAEANRLLIRKALAEFSHERLLTPEPTEGADRYVVRSDDGLTRYRFTARRLRLDHWQVNPASLTRHRDGTELPLNAQQFFIEMKDSLGLSDAILPVYLEEISSTLSGTCFKLTKPDVSAAELAASGSFQDIETGMTEGHPCFVANNGRLGFGIHEYLSYAPETASPVRLVWLAATRERAAFTAGVGLDYESFLRDELGRDTLDRFDTILRDKGLDPADYLLIPVHPWQWWNKLSVTFAAEVAQQHLVCLGEGDDEYLAQQSIRTFFNTTSPSKRYVKTALSVINMGFMRGLSAAYMEATPAINDWLSHLIENDEVLKGTGLTIIRERAAVGYRHLEYEAATDRYSPYRKMLAALWRESPVPSLAEGERLATMASLLHVDRAGRSFAGALIARSGLTPAQWLKPYLTAYLTPLLHSFYAYDLVFMPHGENVILVLDERGVVTRAIFKDIAEEIAVMDTDAVLPPKVDRIRADVPDDMKLLSIFTDVFDCFFRFLAANLVEDGVLDESTFWGAVAECVRDYQRSTPQLADKFAQFDMFAPSFALSALNRLQLRNNEQMVDLADPSGALQLVGDLENPIA, from the coding sequence ATGACCCTCGCCGACACCGTCTCCCACCTGTCCCCCGAGCGCTGGGCCGAGGCCAACCGGCTCCTGATCCGCAAGGCGCTCGCCGAGTTCAGCCACGAGCGCCTGCTCACCCCCGAGCCGACCGAGGGCGCCGACCGGTACGTGGTCCGCAGCGACGACGGCCTCACCCGCTACCGGTTCACGGCGCGCCGCCTGCGCCTGGACCACTGGCAGGTGAACCCGGCCTCCCTCACCCGGCACCGGGACGGCACCGAACTCCCGCTGAACGCACAGCAGTTCTTCATCGAGATGAAGGACTCCCTCGGCCTGTCCGACGCGATCCTGCCCGTCTACCTGGAGGAGATCTCCTCCACGCTCTCCGGCACCTGCTTCAAACTGACGAAGCCGGACGTGTCCGCCGCCGAACTCGCCGCGTCCGGCTCGTTCCAGGACATCGAGACGGGCATGACCGAGGGCCACCCCTGCTTCGTCGCGAACAACGGACGGCTCGGCTTCGGCATCCACGAGTACCTGTCGTACGCGCCCGAGACCGCGAGCCCCGTCCGTCTGGTCTGGCTGGCGGCGACGCGCGAGCGGGCCGCGTTCACGGCGGGCGTCGGCCTGGACTACGAGTCGTTCCTCCGGGACGAGCTGGGCCGGGACACGCTCGACCGCTTCGACACGATCCTGCGTGACAAGGGCCTCGACCCGGCCGACTACCTGCTCATCCCGGTCCACCCGTGGCAGTGGTGGAACAAGCTCTCCGTCACGTTCGCCGCCGAGGTCGCGCAGCAGCACCTCGTCTGCCTCGGCGAGGGTGACGACGAGTATCTGGCGCAGCAGTCGATCCGTACGTTCTTCAACACGACGTCCCCGTCGAAGCGCTACGTGAAGACGGCGCTGTCCGTCATCAACATGGGCTTCATGCGCGGCCTTTCGGCGGCGTACATGGAGGCGACCCCGGCGATCAACGACTGGCTGAGCCACCTCATCGAGAACGACGAGGTGTTGAAGGGCACGGGTCTCACCATCATCAGGGAGCGGGCGGCCGTCGGCTACCGGCACCTGGAGTACGAGGCGGCCACCGACCGCTACTCGCCGTACCGCAAGATGCTGGCGGCGCTGTGGCGCGAGTCGCCGGTGCCGTCGCTGGCCGAGGGCGAGCGCCTGGCGACCATGGCGTCGCTGCTGCACGTGGACCGCGCGGGCCGCTCGTTCGCGGGCGCCCTGATCGCGCGCTCGGGCCTGACCCCGGCGCAGTGGCTGAAGCCGTACCTGACGGCGTACCTGACCCCGCTCCTGCACAGCTTCTACGCCTACGACCTGGTGTTCATGCCGCACGGCGAGAACGTCATCCTGGTCCTGGACGAGCGCGGCGTCGTGACGCGGGCGATCTTCAAGGACATCGCCGAGGAGATCGCGGTGATGGACACCGACGCGGTGCTGCCGCCGAAGGTGGACCGGATCCGCGCGGACGTGCCCGACGACATGAAACTCCTGTCGATCTTCACGGACGTCTTCGACTGCTTCTTCCGCTTCCTCGCGGCGAACCTGGTCGAGGACGGTGTCCTGGACGAGAGCACGTTCTGGGGCGCGGTCGCCGAGTGCGTCCGCGACTACCAGCGGTCGACGCCCCAACTCGCCGACAAGTTCGCCCAGTTCGACATGTTCGCGCCGAGCTTCGCGCTGTCCGCCCTGAACCGCCTCCAACTGCGCAACAACGAGCAGATGGTCGACCTGGCGGACCCGTCGGGCGCGCTGCAACTGGTCGGCGACCTGGAGAACCCGATCGCGTAG
- a CDS encoding metallophosphoesterase family protein, with protein sequence MDIPRMGVPDALAGRSLAEQHEYLRSTFSRRTMIRGGAVTLGAVAGGVFVPGAAQAAPAAPATASNAAAEHVDGALVAPFGRHLSYGDDARTEMTVSWQVPVAVKNPFIRIGAHAGDLSRKIPAEIRALHTPAGVGTSADHTQYYVHAKLTHLKPGRTYYYGVGHQGFDPATPRFAGTIGTFTTAPARAERFTFTAFGDQGVSYHALANDSLILAQGPAFHLHAGDIAYADPSGQGQTKDTFDARTWDQFLAQTESVAKSVPWMVSYGNHDMEAWYSPNGYGSQEARFAPPTNGPDPKNLPGVYSFVHGNTAVISLDANDVSYEIPANLGISGGTQTTWFERQLKKFRAPGSGIDFVVVFFHHCVYCTATAHASEGGVRTEWVPLFEKYTVDLVVNGHNHVYERSDVLKGDKVTKELPIGGTAYPETDGVVYVTAGAAGKSLYAFPVADTYEGNEKDVDPFASYVTEADGGKKSVTVDWSRVRYTNYSFLRVDVEPAPVGRTATLTVRGLAETGAEIDRFVVARKVKR encoded by the coding sequence ATGGACATCCCACGCATGGGCGTACCCGACGCCCTGGCCGGCCGCAGCCTGGCCGAGCAGCACGAGTACCTGCGCAGCACCTTCTCCCGCCGCACCATGATCCGCGGCGGCGCCGTCACCCTCGGCGCGGTCGCGGGCGGCGTCTTCGTGCCGGGCGCCGCCCAGGCCGCGCCCGCCGCCCCCGCGACGGCCTCGAACGCGGCCGCCGAGCACGTCGACGGCGCGCTCGTCGCCCCCTTCGGCCGGCATCTCTCGTACGGCGACGACGCGCGCACCGAGATGACCGTGTCCTGGCAGGTCCCGGTCGCCGTGAAGAACCCGTTCATCCGGATCGGCGCGCACGCGGGCGACCTCTCGCGGAAGATCCCGGCCGAGATCCGCGCCCTCCACACCCCCGCGGGCGTCGGTACGAGCGCCGACCACACCCAGTACTACGTCCACGCCAAGCTGACCCACCTCAAGCCCGGCCGGACGTACTACTACGGCGTCGGCCACCAGGGCTTCGACCCGGCGACGCCGCGCTTCGCCGGCACCATCGGCACGTTCACGACCGCGCCCGCCCGCGCCGAGCGCTTCACCTTCACCGCCTTCGGCGACCAGGGCGTGAGCTACCACGCGCTCGCCAACGACAGCCTGATCCTCGCCCAGGGCCCCGCCTTCCACCTGCACGCCGGTGACATCGCGTACGCGGACCCGTCCGGGCAGGGCCAGACGAAGGACACCTTCGACGCCCGCACCTGGGACCAGTTCCTCGCGCAGACCGAGTCGGTCGCCAAGTCCGTGCCGTGGATGGTGAGTTACGGCAACCACGACATGGAGGCGTGGTACTCGCCGAACGGCTACGGCAGCCAGGAGGCCCGGTTCGCCCCGCCCACGAACGGACCCGACCCGAAGAACCTGCCGGGCGTCTACTCCTTCGTGCACGGCAACACCGCGGTCATCTCGCTCGACGCGAACGACGTCTCGTACGAGATCCCGGCGAACCTGGGGATCAGCGGGGGCACGCAGACCACCTGGTTCGAGCGGCAGCTGAAGAAGTTCCGCGCCCCGGGGTCCGGCATCGACTTCGTCGTCGTCTTCTTCCACCACTGCGTGTACTGCACCGCCACCGCCCACGCCTCCGAGGGCGGGGTGCGCACGGAGTGGGTGCCGCTGTTCGAGAAGTACACCGTCGACCTCGTCGTCAACGGCCACAACCACGTGTACGAGCGCTCCGACGTCCTCAAGGGCGACAAGGTCACCAAGGAGCTGCCGATCGGCGGGACCGCCTATCCGGAGACCGACGGCGTCGTCTACGTCACCGCGGGCGCGGCGGGCAAGAGCCTGTACGCGTTCCCGGTCGCGGACACGTACGAGGGCAATGAGAAGGACGTCGACCCGTTCGCGTCGTACGTCACCGAGGCCGACGGCGGCAAGAAGTCCGTGACGGTGGACTGGTCCCGGGTGCGGTACACGAACTACTCGTTCCTGCGCGTGGACGTCGAGCCCGCGCCGGTGGGGCGGACGGCGACACTGACGGTGCGCGGGCTCGCGGAGACCGGCGCGGAGATCGACCGGTTCGTGGTGGCGCGGAAGGTCAAGCGCTGA